The genomic segment ATGCgaaaacaacaagaacTCGTCCTCGTTAGCTCAGTTGGTAGAGCGTTCGGCTTTTAAGCAAGAACGAGGAACCGAAATGTCAGGGGTTCGAGCCCCCTACGAGGAGTTcttttttgttcaatttgtttttttttttatagAACAGTGGTAACCGTCGACTGGATTTACATCTTCTCCAACATAATCCGATATGATCTTCATCGTAGAAAAAAAGTTCAATCTTAATTCTATAGAGTGAATGCATATACACCAATTACTTTAGTGAGATGTCTACTTCCCTTGATTTTGACACTGAGGAACCATTGACTTCCACTGGCAGACCATTAAGCAATGCTACCATTACGGTTCGAGTCATCAAATCCTTCCCTTACAGAAATGTTAAGAACATAATCTTCCAAAACTATGACCTACGTTCTAAAAGCCCCCAAGACCTATTAAAGGATTGTCAACAGAGAATCAACTCTGAAGGTGCATTCCGACCATTTAGAAATgttcaatttgattcattcaaaatttatACACATGCTCATGGTTACAAGACCATTAATTTAGTAATTAATTTTGACCATGATGATGATTGGATTTTAGATATGACTGAtaatgagaaaaaattgtatcaATATGgcattgaaaatgaaacaGAAATATCGCTGTTCAAATGGGATGACTACGTAAATTACAAGGCTAACCCAGaggaaaaatggtgaaaagaCTAGCTACATATATACATTTATAAATCACTCCGCTGTCCTAGTCAGAGTGTGCCAATAGATACTGTAATAATCGTGCGGAAAACTCAACACAGGCAATACCACTACTACCTGATTTTTTGGTATTGAGTCCCCTACGTGCCACCATAGCACCATGAGAATTGAGCATCTTTATGTAAACAGGTATCCTTATCCATTCGAGACtgttcaaattttcataCATGGCTTTTCTATTCTCATCAAAGGGTAAAGGTGCAAacatttctttctttttccaaatgtcGGTATGCTTTTGGATGAATTCCTTCCACGATATGCTGTCCTCCAAGAGATCAGATCTCTCCAGTGCGCCATCACTATTAGAACCCCCTACTGATTCCGTCGGATCACCTAGTATAGTTCTATAAACGTCCTCTGTGAATTCTCTAACGGAGTTGTTAAACTGTAAACGCTGTCTAACCATAGAAGGTGCTGCAGCATCATTCAGTATTTTACGATATCGATAGTTAACCAAATGACTGTAGATAGTACCGGTGATGTTGATACAAATCGCTAACGGTAAGAAAACGAAACCAAAGAGTGTAAAAAATAACAGAAAATCTCCAAATTTTCTTAGCCTACGAGTTCGAGTCACTGGACGCGGACAATTTGGATCCAACCGATCTAAATCGATAATCCTTGGTGGACCATACGTGTAATTCTTCCCCggtatttcttcttcaaacgCGTATTTCAACTGATTTCCGGTATTGATAAAGGGATCACAATCTGAGATGAACCCAGTATAGAAAGCCACAGATCGATCGTTGTTCACATTGGCAAAGGCCACACGCCATTTAAATTTACTTAAAGCATCCAAATACTCACCTTCACCCAGTCTTACTAAAATGTCATTATGCTTGTTAACCACAAATAATTCTCTTCCACTTTTGCCGATAATATTCGAACCAATTAACCTCATACCAAACTGCATTAATCCTCTAAAAAAATAACGTTTCGGATTGTAAAATTGAACGCCTAGATGGGGCGTAGCCATTGTAATGAAAATCTGTGGCTCAATTCCTTCAAACAAATCATGATATTCACCAAACATCTTCCCCAGGACAAATCTAGCTACCAGTCCCCCCATAGAATAACCTAAAACGCTAATCTTAGTGATGGGCCCATCTTTGAAacatttgatgaattgataGATCTCTAACAAAGTTCTATATCCAATAATCTCGATCCCATCAAATGTCTTGAAGAGCGCATTTTCACTGGGGCTAAAGAAAACCATTTCAGGACTACCAAACTGTTTGCCATAGACTTCCATCAACGATTTCATATGATTATGGTTACCCCAAAGCCCATGAATTAGGACAAACAGATGTTTGGACCCCATTGTTCCTTTCCCACTTGACACTATCTCTTTTGCCCCTTTAGAATACTATATCTATAATAGTATCAGCATTTGTCAATGTACTTACTACTAGATGAAAATCATGTTACAGCTTAATCACGTGCACCCGGTAGGAGGATACTATCAACTCTTGCagaataatttcaaaagaacttCCACGGTTTCTTGCAACGTTTCAAATGGCACCTCTGCATCTGAATGTTTTAATTCGTCTCTGTGAGCGAATTCCGCTGCATCAAAGGTTATCTTGtaaagtttttgaaatccCGACTGCGTGTTTGGTATACCTCTTAGCCTCAATCCTCCCAAAATCAGTTTGGATAACGTCTCGTTGAAAGTAATTTTCTTTTCGCTGGTCCTTACATGGTTCCTAATAGTCTTGGCTTTGAACTGGTTCTGTCGCTGAGACTGTTGTACAATGGAGTCTATGGATCCCTCCTTAGAAGTCGTTTGAACAGTTCGACTAATAAGTTGATTATCGAACTTCCGCTTGACATTTAAGTTTAGTTTTAAGCACTGGACCTTCTTTAACTTTCTGTGCAATATAAGTAAGTGATCGTTGTTATTAGTACCATTGAGTAAATCGATGACTATACCACGATTTTCATTCTTCAATTTACTGGCAAAATATGAAGTTGTAGAAGACCTCCACGTGTAAACCACGTAGTTTTTACTACCAGTTGTAGCCCAAAGCGGCAGTTTATTCATATCAACGTACTGTAACAATCTACCTTTAAGTTGTTTGATACCATCGGCTTTAGGTGGTTCCTGTGACCACAATTGAACATCTTTAACAATAATATCATCGTATTTCTCTCCGAGGGTAAATTTCAATACCGCATTTTGTTCTAGCATACTACTGAAAGCCCCATTACTCCCCAATTCTTTGGATCCTTTTTTTTGGTCGTCTGGTTCTTTGTTTCTAATTGTAAAGAAGGAAATTGAGAAAGCCGCATCAAACAACTTCACAATCCACTaactacaaagaaaaaaaatttcacgTAATATAAGGAGGATTTTGTAAGAAAGGTAAGGTAGAAGTAATCAAAGGAGGGAAGGATACTCTAATCTACTATTAGGTATTCCCGTGTAGAAAGATCAGTTTTTGTTACTTTCTTCGTTGTTGtcgttttttttttctcttcccTGTAGATCTACCTATCACCACTGGGTGTGAAGCATGGTAACAGCTATgccattaccaccatctccattgaatcaaaaatcTAGTAGAGTATACTCTGTCGCTAGGGTTTACAAGAATGCTTGTGAGAAAAGACCGCAGGAATATTGGGATTACGAACAAGGTGTTACCATTGAATGGGGTAAAATATCTAATTATGAGATTGTGAACAAGATTGGACGCGGTAAGTACTCTGAAGTGTTTAGTGGGAAAAGTGTTATTAATAACCAACCATGTGTGGTCAAAGTTTTGAAGCCtgtaaagatgaaaaaaatatatcGTGAACTAAAGATTCTAACCAATTTAACGGGTGGTCCTAATGTTGTTGGTCTTCTAGATATCGTACAAGATCCAGGTTCTAAAATTCCTGCTCTGATCtttgaagagattaaaaatGTTGATTTTAGAACTCTTTATCCACTCCTCAAATTGAGTGACATGCAGTACTATTTTACACAACTTTTGATTGCACTTGATTATTGCCATTCGATGGGGATAATGCATAGAGATGTGAAACCACAAAATGTTATGATAGATCCGGCAGAAAGGAAGCTAAGGCTAATCGATTGGGGGTTAGCAGAGTTTTATCACCCAGGTGTTGATTATAACGTTCGTGTTGCATCACGTTATCATAAGGGTCCGGAATTATTAGTTAATTTAAACCAATATGATTATTCATTAGACTTATGGTCAGTTGGTTGTATGTTGGCAGCTATTGTTTTCAAGAAAGAgccatttttcaaaggttcCACAAATGCTGATCAACTGGTTAAAATTGCAGCTGTTTTAGGTACAAAACAATTAATGACATATTTGGCCAAATACGGGTTAAAATTACCATCAGAATACGATAATATTATGAAGGATTTCACAAAGAAACCGTGGACCCATTTTATCAGTTCAGAGACAAAGATGGCAGTTCCTGAAATTGTCGATTTAATCGATAATTTACTGAGGTACGACCATCAAGAACGTCTTACCGCTAAAGAAGCTATGGATCATaagtttttcaaaactaaCTACGACTAAGCGAGATGTCTGCTCCGGGACGCGGCATACCCTCAAACTTACAACTATATATTTTccctttttttcttttttgtttaTTTTAGCCTGAATCTCCTTTAATTATTCTCTATAATATTACAATATTACAATATTACATTTTTACATTACCTTATATTATATCATAACTTTTCGTAATATGCTTTTTTCACCCATTACAGTCCGTAATTAAATCCAGTCCCTAGCGTCATAGCCCTCGCAGTAATGCGAGGTTCTCGgcctcttcatcattataTGCGATTCATGACAAAGTCCCATTGAGTCAATATCTCTACGCAGAACAGTGTCTGAAAATCTTAGACTTTTGGGTacttgatcaaaaattgacGATGTGCTTGAAGatactgaagaagaataaacGCTTGCGTCATCATCTTCCGAGTAAACTCCTGCGGAATTCgcatcaacatcaacatcaacatcaacatcaacatgctcttcttcttcttcctcttcctcttgttctttctctttttcctcttgtaCACACTTGCCACCCTCTGATCCAGTCAGATCGGGCCCGTAGAGTACAGTGATATCTAAATCCTTGTCCCAGTTTACAGAAAGTGGATCAGCCCTGCCGCCGATACCGTATAACTGCTGTGACCACCTTCGCCAAAGAGTATGGTGAAGCCTCGATAAATACAAACGATAATCAAAATCGTTCTCAAATGAACACGATGGTAATCTTAACAATTTATGATTTCTCATCTTCCGCAGTAGCTTCCAAGTCATCGCAATGTCTTGATCCTGGAAACCCTGTGTAAAATAGTCGATTGCAGGTCTCGAGTAGTTGGTTACATTGTCCAGCAATAATAAATTTTGCCTTGATATTATAGTGTCGTCTAAACTCGTCATCGTTCTACTAAGCACGCACTATTTCCCTTAGAAGTCCTTGATAGTCATAAAGCAGGGTCAAAAAATGATCTACCTTACAACTGTGTGTTCTTGCTTGAAACAACAATAAGCCTCTATCTCTCGAGGACGAGTTGGGGAATATGTATGTTCTTGGCATGTCACTTAAATATATCTGTAGGTCTCCCCCGTATTGAATGCAAGTTTCCTATTTCACCCCACTCACCCCATCCCACCATCCCACCGATATTTTCTCCTTCGATACTTCCAACACCAATACATTAATGCATTAATGCTTAGCCGACAATGACAGATTAGTCCAGGAACCACCAGTTTTTTCTCCGGCCGTTTGTGGAAAAACTCTTTCGATATGCATGAGAACACTCGGAGTGGAATAAGACGGTCCGCAGATTTCTAAGCAAGGGAACGAAGGAAATACCGGAGAGAACTAAACATTTTTCCGATATACAATAGAAGCCTGTTCTCGAGTcatttgagaaaaaaaagaaaaaagtaaTACGGCATTTTCTGGGTGTGAAACTTGAAAAAAAGGGTTTTTCCGATTCTCCCAAAAGTAATTCCGTCGGTGCGCGCGAGGTGACTTCGAATGGTAATCCTATTCGCTGTCATTTGCCCCGTCGATGATGGAATGAATAATATGTATTGTGGTAAACGTGGAGAGAAAGTCGGGAAACGTAGTGAGTCCGAAAGAAGTGCGTTACATCGTGTGGCTATGAAAAATGAGGGGCAACTTCGAAGAGAGAAGAAGGGGATAAGAAAATAATGGATTAATGGACGTATGGCATTTCATGTGTTTGACGGACATTAGTTGGCAAATTGCGATCTTGCTAATCGAATGTATAGCTCGAGCTTCGTAGTTTAACATGGGGAGCTGTGCTTAGTAGAATCTGGTCTCCTATGGTATAGCGGAAACATCCCTCGCTTGCTATTTCTTTTGGACAATGCAGCTCT from the Zygosaccharomyces rouxii strain CBS732 chromosome B complete sequence genome contains:
- the AIM29 gene encoding Aim29p (highly similar to gnl|GLV|CAGL0G02013g Candida glabrata CAGL0G02013g and similar to YKR074W uniprot|P36154 Saccharomyces cerevisiae YKR074W Hypothetical ORF); translated protein: MSTSLDFDTEEPLTSTGRPLSNATITVRVIKSFPYRNVKNIIFQNYDLRSKSPQDLLKDCQQRINSEGAFRPFRNVQFDSFKIYTHAHGYKTINLVINFDHDDDWILDMTDNEKKLYQYGIENETEISLFKWDDYVNYKANPEEKW
- the LPL1 gene encoding putative hydrolase (similar to uniprot|O00022 Saccharomyces cerevisiae YOR059C Hypothetical ORF), with protein sequence MGSKHLFVLIHGLWGNHNHMKSLMEVYGKQFGSPEMVFFSPSENALFKTFDGIEIIGYRTLLEIYQFIKCFKDGPITKISVLGYSMGGLVARFVLGKMFGEYHDLFEGIEPQIFITMATPHLGVQFYNPKRYFFRGLMQFGMRLIGSNIIGKSGRELFVVNKHNDILVRLGEGEYLDALSKFKWRVAFANVNNDRSVAFYTGFISDCDPFINTGNQLKYAFEEEIPGKNYTYGPPRIIDLDRLDPNCPRPVTRTRRLRKFGDFLLFFTLFGFVFLPLAICINITGTIYSHLVNYRYRKILNDAAAPSMVRQRLQFNNSVREFTEDVYRTILGDPTESVGGSNSDGALERSDLLEDSISWKEFIQKHTDIWKKKEMFAPLPFDENRKAMYENLNSLEWIRIPVYIKMLNSHGAMVARRGLNTKKSGSSGIACVEFSARLLQYLLAHSD
- the SLD7 gene encoding Sld7p (similar to uniprot|O00023 Saccharomyces cerevisiae YOR060C Protein required for cell viability), with product MLEQNAVLKFTLGEKYDDIIVKDVQLWSQEPPKADGIKQLKGRLLQYVDMNKLPLWATTGSKNYVVYTWRSSTTSYFASKLKNENRGIVIDLLNGTNNNDHLLILHRKLKKVQCLKLNLNVKRKFDNQLISRTVQTTSKEGSIDSIVQQSQRQNQFKAKTIRNHVRTSEKKITFNETLSKLILGGLRLRGIPNTQSGFQKLYKITFDAAEFAHRDELKHSDAEVPFETLQETVEVLLKLFCKS
- the CKA2 gene encoding casein kinase 2 catalytic subunit CKA2 (highly similar to uniprot|P19454 Saccharomyces cerevisiae YOR061W CKA2 may have a role in regulation and/or execution of the eukaryotic cell cycle alpha' subunit of casein kinase II), with translation MVTAMPLPPSPLNQKSSRVYSVARVYKNACEKRPQEYWDYEQGVTIEWGKISNYEIVNKIGRGKYSEVFSGKSVINNQPCVVKVLKPVKMKKIYRELKILTNLTGGPNVVGLLDIVQDPGSKIPALIFEEIKNVDFRTLYPLLKLSDMQYYFTQLLIALDYCHSMGIMHRDVKPQNVMIDPAERKLRLIDWGLAEFYHPGVDYNVRVASRYHKGPELLVNLNQYDYSLDLWSVGCMLAAIVFKKEPFFKGSTNADQLVKIAAVLGTKQLMTYLAKYGLKLPSEYDNIMKDFTKKPWTHFISSETKMAVPEIVDLIDNLLRYDHQERLTAKEAMDHKFFKTNYD
- a CDS encoding uncharacterized protein (some similarities with uniprot|P36155 Saccharomyces cerevisiae or YOR062c uniprot|P36025 Saccharomyces cerevisiae), which encodes MTSLDDTIISRQNLLLLDNVTNYSRPAIDYFTQGFQDQDIAMTWKLLRKMRNHKLLRLPSCSFENDFDYRLYLSRLHHTLWRRWSQQLYGIGGRADPLSVNWDKDLDITVLYGPDLTGSEGGKCVQEEKEKEQEEEEEEEEHVDVDVDVDVDANSAGVYSEDDDASVYSSSVSSSTSSIFDQVPKSLRFSDTVLRRDIDSMGLCHESHIMMKRPRTSHYCEGYDARDWI